One Streptomyces sp. L2 genomic window carries:
- a CDS encoding penicillin-binding transpeptidase domain-containing protein, producing MSTYIKRASAFCVLLLVALLVNAARVQVVRAGDYDRNPANRRATIARYSQPRGDIVVDGRAVTGSVDTGEQLRYERRYLDGPLYAPVTGFASQLYGTTLLEHTSDGILSGTDSILSPLPLWNDVTRAQNPGGDVVTTLNADAQEAAFRGLDGRKGAVAAIEPATGRVLALVSSPSYDPSELSGNGEAVTSAWARLGHDPEKPMLDRAVRQTYPPGSTFKVVTAAAALDSGVITDLDEPTDSPDPYRLPGTTTRLTNETDGCADASLRTAFEWSCNTVFAKLGVDVGVRDMAATARAFGFNDDRLRVPFSVARSTFDTHVDDAQLALSSIGQYNTRATPLQMAMVAAAVANGGRLRLPYLVERSTRQGGETVAGSGVRPARQVMRPSTAVKLKELMTGVVDEGTGTNAAIPGALVGGKTGTAQHGVDNSGVPYAWFVSWARADDAMEPQVAVAVVVEDASANRRDISGGGVAAPIAKAVMEAVLGSS from the coding sequence ATGAGCACGTACATCAAGCGCGCGTCCGCGTTCTGCGTCCTGCTGCTGGTGGCGCTGCTGGTCAACGCCGCCCGCGTACAGGTGGTGCGGGCCGGCGACTACGACCGCAACCCGGCCAACCGGCGTGCCACGATCGCCCGTTACAGCCAGCCGCGCGGCGACATCGTCGTGGACGGCCGGGCGGTCACCGGCTCCGTCGACACCGGTGAGCAACTGCGCTACGAACGGAGGTACCTCGACGGCCCGTTGTACGCGCCGGTCACCGGCTTCGCCTCCCAGCTGTACGGCACCACCCTGCTGGAGCACACCTCGGACGGGATCCTCTCCGGCACCGACTCGATCCTCTCGCCGCTCCCCCTGTGGAACGACGTGACGCGCGCGCAGAACCCCGGCGGCGACGTCGTCACGACCCTGAACGCGGACGCGCAGGAGGCCGCGTTCCGGGGCCTGGACGGGCGCAAGGGCGCGGTGGCGGCGATCGAGCCGGCCACGGGCCGGGTGCTGGCGCTGGTGTCGAGTCCGTCGTACGACCCCTCGGAGCTGTCCGGCAACGGCGAGGCGGTGACGTCGGCGTGGGCGCGGCTCGGGCACGACCCGGAGAAGCCGATGCTGGACCGCGCCGTACGGCAGACCTATCCGCCGGGGTCGACGTTCAAGGTGGTCACCGCGGCGGCGGCGCTGGACTCGGGGGTGATCACCGACCTGGACGAGCCGACCGACTCCCCCGACCCCTACCGGCTGCCCGGCACCACCACGCGGCTCACCAACGAGACCGACGGCTGCGCCGACGCCTCGCTGCGCACGGCGTTCGAGTGGTCCTGCAACACGGTGTTCGCCAAGCTGGGCGTGGACGTCGGAGTGCGGGACATGGCGGCCACGGCGCGGGCGTTCGGCTTCAACGACGACCGGCTGCGCGTCCCGTTCTCGGTGGCCCGCTCCACGTTCGACACGCACGTGGACGACGCCCAGCTCGCACTGTCGTCGATCGGGCAGTACAACACGCGGGCGACCCCGCTGCAGATGGCGATGGTCGCGGCGGCCGTCGCCAACGGGGGCCGGCTGCGGCTGCCGTACCTGGTGGAGCGCAGCACCCGGCAGGGCGGGGAGACCGTCGCGGGCAGCGGGGTGCGCCCGGCCCGGCAGGTGATGCGCCCGTCGACGGCCGTGAAGCTGAAGGAGCTGATGACCGGCGTGGTCGACGAGGGCACCGGCACGAACGCGGCGATCCCCGGCGCGCTGGTCGGCGGGAAGACGGGGACCGCGCAGCACGGGGTCGACAACTCCGGTGTCCCCTACGCCTGGTTCGTCTCCTGGGCGCGGGCCGACGACGCGATGGAGCCGCAGGTGGCGGTCGCGGTGGTGGTCGAGGACGCGTCGGCGAACCGGCGCGACATCAGCGGCGGCGGGGTGGCGGCGCCGATCGCGAAGGCGGTGATGGAGGCGGTCCTCGGATCGTCGTGA
- a CDS encoding diiron oxygenase — MTTVTEADALDGLRDALGLLKDREQVAERLLVSSAKHSFDPDKELDWDAPFEEGKWFWPPELVSLYGTPMWKRMSEEQRILLSQHEAAALASLGIWFELILMQLLVRHIYDKAATSAHVRYALTEIEDECRHSKMFARVISRGGTPWYPVSRAHQNLGRLFKTISTTPGSFTATLLGEEVLDWMQRLTFPDERVQPLIRGVTRIHVVEEARHVRYAREELRRQMLTAPKWSQEFTRVTSGEFARVFSVAFVNPDVYANVGLDKREAMAQVKASGHRQEVMQTGAKRLTDFLDDIGVLRGVGRRLWKSSGLLA, encoded by the coding sequence ATGACGACCGTGACGGAAGCGGACGCTCTCGACGGGCTGCGCGACGCGCTCGGCCTGCTCAAGGACCGGGAACAGGTTGCCGAACGGCTGCTCGTCTCTTCCGCCAAGCACTCCTTCGACCCGGACAAGGAGCTGGACTGGGACGCCCCCTTCGAGGAGGGCAAGTGGTTCTGGCCGCCGGAGCTGGTGTCGCTGTACGGCACCCCGATGTGGAAGCGGATGAGCGAGGAGCAGCGGATCCTGCTCTCCCAGCACGAGGCCGCGGCGCTGGCGTCCCTCGGCATCTGGTTCGAGCTGATCCTGATGCAGCTGCTCGTCCGGCACATCTACGACAAGGCGGCGACGAGCGCGCACGTGCGGTACGCGCTGACCGAGATCGAGGACGAGTGCCGGCACTCGAAGATGTTCGCGCGGGTGATCTCGCGGGGCGGGACGCCCTGGTACCCGGTGAGCCGGGCCCACCAGAACCTGGGGCGCCTGTTCAAGACGATCTCCACGACCCCCGGGTCCTTCACCGCCACGCTCCTCGGTGAGGAGGTGCTGGACTGGATGCAGCGACTGACGTTCCCGGACGAGCGGGTGCAGCCGCTGATCCGGGGCGTCACGCGGATCCATGTCGTCGAGGAGGCGCGGCACGTGCGGTACGCCCGCGAGGAGCTGCGCCGGCAGATGCTGACGGCGCCGAAGTGGTCCCAGGAGTTCACGCGGGTCACGTCCGGGGAGTTCGCGCGGGTGTTCTCGGTCGCGTTCGTGAATCCCGACGTGTACGCGAACGTGGGGCTGGACAAGCGGGAGGCTATGGCCCAGGTGAAGGCGAGCGGGCACCGCCAGGAGGTCATGCAGACCGGCGCGAAGCGGCTGACGGACTTCCTGGACGACATCGGCGTCCTCCGAGGCGTCGGCCGCCGCCTCTGGAAGTCCTCGGGCCTGCTGGCGTAG
- a CDS encoding TetR/AcrR family transcriptional regulator, which yields MTPAATPAYRRLSVEERRTQLLDAALSLFAHRAPEEVSLDDVAEAAGVSRPLVYRYFPGGKQQLYEAALGSAAEELQHCFAEPRQGPLLPRLSRALDRYLAFVDQHDTGFSALLQGGSVVETSRTTATVDGVRRSAAEHIHNHLGVSDPGPRLRMTVRVWITAVEAASLIWLDEDKQPPADELRDWLVDEFVAMLTVTAARDPETAELVGALAEDV from the coding sequence ATGACCCCGGCCGCCACCCCCGCCTACCGAAGGCTCAGCGTGGAGGAGCGCCGTACCCAGCTCCTCGACGCCGCCCTCTCCCTCTTCGCGCACCGCGCCCCCGAGGAGGTCTCCCTCGATGACGTGGCGGAGGCGGCCGGAGTCTCCCGCCCCCTGGTGTACCGCTACTTCCCCGGCGGCAAGCAGCAGCTGTACGAGGCCGCGCTCGGATCCGCCGCCGAAGAACTCCAGCACTGCTTCGCCGAACCCCGCCAGGGCCCCCTCCTCCCCCGCCTGTCCCGCGCCCTCGACCGCTACCTGGCCTTCGTCGACCAGCACGACACCGGCTTCAGCGCCCTCCTCCAGGGCGGCAGCGTGGTGGAAACGTCCCGGACCACCGCCACCGTGGACGGCGTACGCCGCTCCGCCGCCGAGCACATCCACAACCACCTCGGCGTCTCCGACCCCGGCCCGCGTCTGCGCATGACCGTCCGGGTGTGGATCACGGCCGTCGAGGCGGCCTCCCTCATCTGGCTCGACGAGGACAAGCAGCCCCCGGCCGACGAGCTGCGCGACTGGCTGGTCGACGAGTTCGTCGCGATGCTCACGGTGACCGCCGCCCGCGACCCGGAGACCGCCGAGCTGGTCGGCGCGCTCGCCGAGGATGTCTGA
- a CDS encoding RNA-guided endonuclease TnpB family protein codes for MKITAQVKSLPASSHDADALAATLRACNRAANAASEVAFAKDFKRRNVLQEAVYHRIKADFDFGAQAAVRTVKKVCDAYATFKANLRAGNYGAEGSKRRAKAESKPIRFREESAQPFDDRMLTNRDTRTVSIWTVAGRLKGIPFVCSDQAMNLLASRKGESDLVMWDGMFFVIATIDIPEPTVIKPDGFLGVDLGIVNIATTSDGQIMSSRQINRYRQRKRDLRGKLQKKRTKSAARVLKRQRRKEARYATQRNHIIAKKLVATAERTSRGIGLEDLTGIRQRVTARKDQRARLHSWAFAQLDAFVEYKAKRAGVAVVHVDPRDTSRQCSECWHTHRTNRVDQARFACRSCGIVLHADYNGSRNIAHRADAAWQRGAVNRPRTP; via the coding sequence GTGAAGATAACTGCGCAGGTGAAATCGTTGCCTGCGTCCTCGCATGACGCGGACGCACTGGCAGCGACCCTGCGTGCCTGTAACCGGGCCGCGAACGCGGCCTCGGAAGTGGCCTTCGCCAAGGACTTCAAGCGCCGGAACGTGCTGCAAGAGGCCGTGTACCACCGAATCAAGGCTGACTTTGATTTCGGGGCGCAGGCGGCCGTACGCACGGTCAAGAAGGTGTGCGATGCCTACGCCACGTTCAAGGCGAACCTGCGGGCCGGGAACTACGGCGCGGAAGGCTCCAAGCGCCGCGCCAAGGCGGAGTCGAAGCCGATCCGGTTCCGCGAGGAGTCGGCACAGCCCTTTGATGACCGGATGCTGACCAACCGGGATACCCGGACCGTGTCCATCTGGACGGTGGCCGGACGACTGAAGGGCATCCCGTTCGTCTGCTCCGATCAGGCCATGAACCTGCTCGCCTCGCGTAAGGGCGAATCCGACCTGGTGATGTGGGACGGCATGTTCTTCGTCATCGCCACCATCGACATACCCGAACCTACCGTGATCAAGCCTGACGGCTTTCTCGGCGTGGATCTGGGGATCGTCAACATCGCCACCACCTCGGACGGCCAGATCATGTCCAGCCGTCAGATCAACCGCTACCGGCAGCGCAAGCGCGACCTGCGCGGCAAGCTGCAGAAGAAGCGCACCAAGAGCGCGGCCCGTGTCCTCAAGCGCCAGCGGCGCAAGGAAGCCCGGTACGCCACCCAGCGGAACCACATCATCGCCAAGAAGCTCGTCGCTACCGCTGAACGCACCTCGCGGGGTATCGGTCTGGAAGACCTGACCGGTATCCGGCAGAGGGTTACGGCCAGGAAAGACCAGCGGGCACGACTGCACTCCTGGGCCTTCGCCCAGCTCGACGCCTTTGTCGAGTACAAAGCGAAGCGGGCCGGTGTTGCCGTGGTCCATGTGGACCCGCGCGACACCTCCCGCCAGTGCTCCGAGTGCTGGCACACCCACCGGACCAACCGAGTGGATCAAGCACGGTTCGCCTGCCGGTCCTGCGGGATCGTCCTGCACGCGGACTACAACGGCTCCCGCAACATCGCCCACCGGGCCGACGCCGCGTGGCAGCGGGGCGCAGTCAACCGCCCCAGAACGCCGTAG
- a CDS encoding C40 family peptidase, which produces MSGVLLRLACTAAMAAQAALAPVPAVAAPQPQRTVAQLLTDLQRLYQQAEEATQTYDGTQEKLTRQRAEVGRLDAALAHARLSLQDSRTAVGQLARQQYQGADDISPYVRLLLAPDPQHALDEGHVIGELAEQRTRTVGRLTGAEKKQDALAKAAREALDTRLTLAGKQKKARDDVQARLGDIERLLATLTPEQLSEIAKLEQAGVTDAQRSLTTSGALSGDDRPPTPTARRAVGYALAQVGKPYAWGAQGPASYDCSGLTAQAWAHAGTPIPRTSQDQWSRLPKIPLDQLRPGDLIVYYPKATHVALYIGDKQVVQAPRPGEKVKVSPLASYPVLGAVRP; this is translated from the coding sequence GTGTCAGGAGTGCTTCTCCGTCTGGCCTGTACGGCGGCGATGGCGGCCCAGGCCGCCCTCGCACCGGTCCCCGCGGTCGCCGCACCCCAGCCGCAGCGGACCGTCGCCCAACTGCTGACGGACCTTCAGCGGCTGTACCAGCAGGCGGAGGAGGCCACCCAGACCTACGACGGCACCCAGGAGAAGCTCACACGGCAGCGCGCCGAGGTCGGCCGCCTCGACGCCGCCCTGGCCCACGCCCGCCTCTCCCTCCAGGACAGCCGGACCGCCGTGGGACAACTGGCCCGCCAGCAGTACCAGGGGGCCGACGACATCTCCCCCTACGTCCGCCTCCTCCTCGCCCCCGACCCCCAGCACGCCCTGGACGAAGGCCACGTCATCGGCGAACTCGCCGAGCAGCGCACCCGGACCGTGGGCCGCCTGACCGGCGCCGAGAAGAAGCAGGACGCCCTGGCCAAGGCCGCCCGCGAGGCCCTGGACACCCGGCTCACCCTGGCCGGAAAGCAGAAGAAGGCACGGGACGACGTGCAGGCCAGGCTCGGCGACATCGAACGCCTTCTGGCCACCCTCACCCCCGAGCAGCTCAGCGAGATCGCGAAGCTGGAGCAGGCCGGCGTCACCGACGCCCAGCGCAGCCTCACCACCTCCGGCGCCCTCAGCGGCGACGACCGCCCCCCGACCCCGACCGCCCGGCGTGCGGTCGGCTACGCCCTGGCCCAGGTCGGCAAGCCGTACGCCTGGGGAGCGCAGGGCCCGGCGTCGTACGACTGCTCAGGCCTGACCGCCCAGGCCTGGGCCCACGCCGGCACCCCCATCCCCCGCACCAGCCAGGACCAGTGGTCCCGCCTCCCCAAAATCCCCCTCGACCAACTCCGCCCCGGCGACCTCATCGTCTACTACCCCAAGGCCACCCACGTCGCCCTCTACATCGGCGACAAACAGGTGGTCCAGGCCCCCCGCCCAGGAGAAAAGGTCAAGGTCTCACCCCTGGCGAGCTATCCAGTCCTGGGCGCGGTCCGCCCTTGA
- a CDS encoding styrene monooxygenase/indole monooxygenase family protein, with protein MRKILVVGAGQSGLQLALGLQSHGYEVTLMSNRTADEIRSGRVMSTQCMFDTALQHERDLQLNFWESQAPKIEGLGVSVAAPGSHDPGPTQRAIDWVGRLGGYAQSVDQRVKMAGWMETFAQRGGQLVIHGAAVGDLDYFSRTYDLVLVSAGKGELVSMFARDAERSPYSEPQRALAVAYVHGLGPRPEHPGFHAVRCNLVPGVGELFIMPTLTTSGPADILFWEGIPGGPLDAFGGIKDPAEHLSLTLELMEKFTPWEYARATKVELTDAGGTLAGRYAPTVRNPVGRLPGGGLVLGVADVVVANDPITGQGSNSASKCAAAYLASILERGDLPFDEEWMRGAFDRYWGTAQHVTKWTNAMLGPPPEHVLNLIGAAGELQPVADRFANAFNDPADFENFFFEPEKCQAYLASVA; from the coding sequence ATGCGGAAGATACTCGTCGTCGGAGCCGGCCAGTCCGGACTCCAGCTCGCCCTCGGCCTGCAGTCGCACGGCTACGAGGTCACACTGATGTCCAACCGGACCGCGGACGAGATCCGCTCCGGCCGGGTCATGTCCACGCAGTGCATGTTCGACACGGCCCTGCAGCACGAGCGCGATCTCCAGCTGAACTTCTGGGAGTCCCAGGCCCCGAAGATCGAGGGACTCGGCGTCTCGGTCGCGGCCCCCGGCTCGCACGACCCCGGGCCGACCCAGCGGGCCATCGACTGGGTGGGCAGGCTCGGCGGCTACGCCCAGTCCGTCGACCAGCGGGTGAAGATGGCCGGCTGGATGGAGACCTTCGCCCAGCGCGGCGGCCAGCTGGTCATCCACGGCGCGGCCGTCGGCGACCTCGACTACTTCTCCCGCACCTACGACCTCGTCCTGGTGTCCGCCGGCAAGGGCGAGCTGGTGTCGATGTTCGCCCGCGACGCCGAGCGCTCCCCGTACAGCGAGCCGCAGCGCGCGCTCGCGGTGGCCTACGTCCACGGGCTGGGCCCGCGCCCCGAGCACCCCGGCTTCCACGCCGTGCGCTGCAACCTGGTCCCCGGCGTCGGCGAGCTGTTCATCATGCCGACGCTGACCACCTCAGGGCCGGCCGACATCCTCTTCTGGGAGGGCATACCCGGCGGCCCGCTGGACGCCTTCGGCGGGATCAAGGACCCGGCGGAACACCTCTCCCTGACCCTGGAACTCATGGAGAAGTTCACGCCGTGGGAGTACGCGCGGGCCACCAAGGTCGAACTCACGGACGCCGGCGGCACGCTGGCCGGCCGGTACGCGCCGACCGTCCGCAACCCGGTCGGCCGGCTCCCCGGCGGCGGCCTGGTCCTCGGCGTGGCCGACGTGGTCGTCGCCAACGACCCCATCACCGGCCAGGGCTCCAACTCGGCGTCCAAGTGCGCGGCGGCCTACCTCGCCTCCATCCTGGAGCGGGGGGACCTGCCGTTCGACGAGGAATGGATGCGGGGGGCGTTCGACCGGTACTGGGGGACGGCGCAGCATGTCACCAAGTGGACCAACGCGATGCTGGGTCCGCCGCCTGAGCATGTGCTGAACCTCATCGGGGCCGCGGGGGAGTTGCAGCCGGTGGCTGATCGGTTCGCCAATGCGTTCAATGATCCGGCCGACTTCGAGAACTTCTTCTTCGAGCCGGAGAAGTGTCAGGCGTACCTCGCTTCGGTGGCCTGA
- a CDS encoding ATP/GTP-binding protein → MDSVVSDAAPGVSPLVGPEPDENLRSWQTDPTRAPIATKIVVAGGFGVGKTTLVTAVSEITPLQTEALMTEASEDTDDLTATPGKLSTTVAMDFGRLTLDDDLVLYLFGTPGQQRFWFMWDDLVRGAIGAVVLADTRRLKDCFPALDYFESCGMPYVVAVNHFDGTERFEPEDVREALTIPPHVPVMIMDARRRISAIETLLALVAHALDETPE, encoded by the coding sequence GTGGACTCCGTCGTCTCTGACGCCGCTCCTGGCGTCTCCCCGCTCGTCGGCCCCGAGCCCGACGAGAACCTGCGGTCCTGGCAGACGGACCCGACGCGGGCCCCGATCGCCACGAAGATAGTCGTGGCCGGCGGCTTCGGCGTCGGCAAGACGACCCTGGTCACGGCCGTCTCGGAGATCACTCCGCTGCAGACCGAGGCGCTGATGACCGAGGCGAGCGAGGACACCGACGACCTCACCGCCACGCCGGGCAAGCTGTCGACGACCGTGGCCATGGACTTCGGCCGCCTCACGCTCGATGACGACCTGGTGCTCTACCTGTTCGGCACGCCGGGCCAGCAGCGGTTCTGGTTCATGTGGGACGACCTGGTGCGCGGTGCGATCGGCGCCGTCGTGCTCGCCGACACCCGCCGGCTGAAGGACTGCTTCCCCGCGCTGGACTACTTCGAGAGCTGCGGTATGCCGTACGTCGTCGCCGTCAACCACTTCGACGGCACCGAGCGGTTCGAGCCGGAGGACGTGCGCGAGGCCTTGACGATCCCCCCGCACGTCCCTGTCATGATCATGGACGCGCGACGGCGGATCTCGGCCATCGAGACCCTCCTGGCCCTGGTGGCCCACGCCCTGGACGAAACCCCCGAGTAG
- a CDS encoding DUF742 domain-containing protein, producing MSGPAKSARNARKHLPVRGGARKPARVRPYSLTGGRTRFGHVLLVETFVGSTAALEAPEERRELTSAPASRVMPEMRAIVELCRRMRTVAEIAALLKMPLGVVRVLLSDLADQGKIRVYGTGTGHGTGRPDRALLERVLSGLRRL from the coding sequence ATGAGCGGCCCTGCGAAAAGCGCGAGGAACGCGCGCAAACACCTTCCCGTGCGCGGTGGCGCCCGTAAGCCCGCCCGCGTCCGCCCCTACTCGCTGACCGGCGGCCGTACCCGCTTCGGGCACGTCCTGCTGGTGGAGACGTTCGTCGGGAGCACCGCCGCTCTCGAAGCCCCCGAGGAACGCCGGGAACTGACGAGCGCCCCGGCCTCCCGGGTCATGCCGGAGATGCGCGCCATCGTCGAACTGTGCCGCCGCATGCGCACGGTGGCCGAGATCGCCGCGCTGCTGAAGATGCCGCTCGGCGTGGTCCGCGTCCTGCTGAGCGACCTCGCGGACCAGGGAAAGATCCGTGTGTACGGCACCGGGACCGGGCACGGCACCGGCCGCCCGGACCGCGCGCTGCTGGAAAGGGTGCTGAGTGGACTCCGTCGTCTCTGA
- a CDS encoding roadblock/LC7 domain-containing protein — protein sequence MTAPSTYGLSSEARNLHWLLTNLVEEVPGIQSVAVVSSDGLLLLSSDPARTQASREARPARGPRGSSADLATIVSGIGSLTLGAARLMDLGGVKHTMVAMDEGSLFVMSISDGSLLGVHGSAECDMSVVAYHMALFVGRAGHVLTPELRSELRQSLTSEPTGSTR from the coding sequence TTGACCGCGCCCAGTACCTATGGACTGAGCAGTGAAGCCCGCAACCTGCACTGGCTGCTGACCAACCTGGTCGAGGAAGTACCCGGCATCCAGTCCGTCGCCGTCGTCTCCTCCGACGGCCTGCTGCTCCTGTCCTCCGACCCCGCCCGCACCCAGGCGTCCCGAGAGGCCCGCCCCGCCCGGGGCCCCCGCGGCTCCTCCGCCGACCTCGCCACCATCGTCTCCGGCATCGGCAGCCTCACCCTCGGCGCCGCCAGGCTGATGGACCTCGGCGGGGTCAAGCACACCATGGTCGCCATGGACGAGGGCAGCCTGTTCGTGATGTCGATCAGTGACGGCTCCCTCCTCGGCGTGCACGGCTCCGCGGAGTGCGACATGAGCGTCGTGGCGTACCACATGGCCCTCTTCGTCGGCCGCGCCGGCCACGTCCTCACCCCCGAACTCCGCAGCGAACTGCGCCAGTCCCTGACGTCCGAGCCCACCGGGAGCACCCGATGA